The following proteins are co-located in the Primulina tabacum isolate GXHZ01 chromosome 11, ASM2559414v2, whole genome shotgun sequence genome:
- the LOC142519686 gene encoding uncharacterized protein LOC142519686: MDYPKKKGSTVDRTYVIHAEEAEEEPDTTWIIGATHSFISKTFITRLKIIPKDLGLGFKVFIPSGDQMVTTSIVNNLELRLKNDVVRAYLVVLLMPEFDIILGMDWLSSNESSIDFRQMSVFDHPVGNLLSLRQQGTRKFRTLSPVSVRENL, encoded by the exons ATGGACTACCCAAAGAAGAAAGGATCAACTGTTGACAGAACTTATGTTATACATGCTGAGGAGGCTGAGGAAGAGCCGGACACGACTTGGATAATTG gagctacacactcattcaTATCCAAAACGTTCATCACGCGACTAAAGATTATACCTAAAGATTTGGGATTGGGCTTTAAAGTTTTCATTCCTTCTGGTGATCAAATGGTTACTACGAGTATTGTGAACAATTTGGAGCTTCGTTTAAAAAACGATGTGGTTCGGGCATATCTTGTCGTACTCCTGATGCCtgaattcgacatcattcttggcatggattggctatcttcGAATGAATCTTCCATAGATTTTCGACAGATGTCAGTATTCGACCACCCAGtgggaaatcttttgtctttgaggcagcAAGGAACAAGAAAATTCCGTACATTATCTCCTGTATCTGTGCGAGAAAACTTATGA